One genomic window of Kaistia geumhonensis includes the following:
- a CDS encoding BA14K family protein: MLRAMKTVVATGLSAAMLIGSALAGASTASAQSTTRSAGSYDVAQNWNNGRHHRGPGWQGGPRGPGWQGGPPRGPGWNRPPPPRYGYRHPGWRGPGYYYRPGYQGRYYYNNYNAALAAGVFGLAAGAIIGGAAANAQANNNTNAYIAYCSQRYRSFNPATGTYTGYDGLQHRCVMR; the protein is encoded by the coding sequence ATGCTCAGAGCCATGAAGACCGTTGTCGCAACCGGCCTTTCGGCGGCGATGCTCATCGGCAGCGCCCTCGCGGGCGCCTCGACGGCCAGCGCCCAGTCCACGACGCGCAGCGCTGGTTCCTATGACGTGGCGCAGAATTGGAACAACGGCCGGCATCATCGCGGCCCCGGCTGGCAGGGCGGGCCCCGCGGCCCGGGCTGGCAGGGTGGACCGCCGCGCGGGCCGGGCTGGAATCGCCCGCCGCCGCCCCGCTATGGCTATCGTCATCCGGGCTGGCGCGGGCCGGGCTACTATTATCGCCCCGGCTATCAGGGCCGCTACTATTACAACAACTATAACGCCGCCCTCGCGGCGGGCGTTTTCGGGCTCGCGGCCGGCGCGATCATAGGCGGCGCTGCTGCCAACGCTCAGGCCAACAACAACACGAATGCCTACATCGCCTACTGCTCGCAGCGCTATCGCTCGTTCAACCCGGCGACCGGCACCTATACCGGCTATGACGGACTTCAGCATCGCTGCGTGATGCGCTGA
- the ttcA gene encoding tRNA 2-thiocytidine(32) synthetase TtcA, giving the protein MTTEPIDLDGDDDEAGVAHPLFHDAPKSVAFAKLRKRLVRQTRAALDDFGMVRPGDRWLVCLSGGKDSYALLAMLLDLKWRGLLPVDLLACNLDQAQPGFPQDVLPSFFDGIGMPYRIERQDTYSVVVSKVPAGRTYCALCSRLRRGHLYRVAREEGCQAVVLGHHREDILETFFMNLFHGGKLAAMPPKLVNDEGDLFVLRPLAYAAEDDIARFSQLMEFPIIPCDLCGSQEGLQRNQVKAMLADWERKSPGRKDVMLKALGNANPSHLLDRGLFDFAGLDLGR; this is encoded by the coding sequence ATGACGACCGAGCCGATCGATCTCGACGGGGACGACGACGAAGCGGGCGTCGCGCATCCGCTCTTTCATGATGCGCCGAAGAGCGTCGCCTTCGCCAAGCTTCGCAAGCGGCTCGTTCGCCAGACCCGTGCGGCGCTCGACGATTTCGGCATGGTGCGACCGGGCGATCGCTGGCTGGTCTGCCTGTCCGGGGGCAAGGATTCCTACGCGCTGCTCGCCATGCTGCTCGACCTCAAATGGCGCGGGCTGCTGCCGGTCGACCTCCTCGCCTGCAATCTCGACCAGGCGCAGCCGGGCTTTCCGCAGGACGTACTGCCCAGCTTTTTCGACGGCATCGGCATGCCCTATCGCATCGAACGGCAGGACACCTATTCCGTCGTCGTCTCGAAGGTACCGGCCGGGCGTACCTATTGCGCGCTCTGCTCGCGGCTTCGGCGCGGCCATCTCTATCGCGTCGCGCGCGAGGAAGGGTGCCAGGCAGTGGTGCTCGGCCATCACCGCGAGGATATCCTGGAGACCTTCTTCATGAACCTCTTCCACGGCGGCAAGCTCGCCGCCATGCCGCCGAAGCTCGTCAACGACGAGGGCGACCTCTTCGTGCTCCGCCCCCTCGCCTATGCCGCCGAGGACGACATCGCGCGCTTCTCGCAACTGATGGAGTTCCCGATCATCCCCTGCGATCTCTGCGGTTCGCAGGAAGGGCTGCAACGCAACCAGGTGAAGGCGATGCTCGCCGACTGGGAGCGGAAGTCGCCCGGCCGCAAGGACGTGATGCTGAAGGCGCTCGGCAACGCCAACCCATCGCATCTGCTCGACCGCGGCCTGTTCGATTTCGCAGGACTGGACCTCGGCCGCTGA